The Misgurnus anguillicaudatus chromosome 21, ASM2758022v2, whole genome shotgun sequence genome includes a window with the following:
- the LOC129453654 gene encoding leucine rich adaptor protein 1-like, whose product MDELPDFRDVENKVGRKVPESLIRSFTTGPTEIRSTETRVNSHDLQTLNSKIIFLRQQMAHLRAVDVKLMQQLLSINEGIESIRWVMEERGGVASREGSLTGSLTGSLYSLSDSQDASHHGSCSDELDGISVGSYLDALGEEDPDLSSSSNLFDSFNGKPAIEEEMFKKSTVRPRVETDEYYCFG is encoded by the exons ATGGACGAGTTGCCGGACTTCAGAGATGTGGAGAATAAAGTGGGCCGTAAAGTTCCGGAGAGTCTGATTCGATCATTCACAACCGGACCCACTGAGATCAGATCTACAGAAACACGCGTGAACTCTCACGATCTACAAACTTTAAACAGCAAAATCATCTTCCTCAGACAGCAGATG GCTCACCTCCGCGCTGTAGACGTTAAACTGATGCAGCAGCTGCTGTCAATCAACGAGGGCATCGAGTCCATCCGCTGGGTAATGGAGGAGAGAGGGGGCGTGGCCAGCCGGGAGGGCAGCTTGACTGGCAGTTTGACGGGCAGTTTGTACAGCCTATCGGACAGCCAGGACGCCTCCCATCACGGGAGCTGCAGCGATGAATTGGATGGTATTTCAGTGGGCAGTTACCTGGATGCGCTCGGTGAAGAGGATCCTGATCTTTCATCGTCCTCCAACCTTTTTGACAGCTTCAATGGGAAACCCGCTATCGAAGAGGAGATGTTCAAGAAATCGACCGTCCGTCCTCGTGTAGAGACCGATGAGTACTACTGTTTCGGATAA
- the LOC129453788 gene encoding serine/threonine-protein phosphatase PP1-beta catalytic subunit, whose translation CGDIHGQYTDLLRLFEYGGFPPEANYLFLGDYVDRGKQSLETICLLLAYKIKYPENFFLLRGNHECASINRIYGFYDECKRRFNIKLWKTFTDCFNCLPIAAIVDEKIFCCHGGLSPDLQSMEQIRRIMRPTDVPDTGLLCDLLWSDPDKDVQGWGENDRGVSFTFGADVVSKFLNRHDLDLICRAHQVVEDGYEFFAKRQLVTLFSAPNYCGEFDNAGGMMSVDETLMCSFQILKPSEKKAKYQYGGMNSGRPVTPPRTATPPKKR comes from the exons TGTGGTGACATCCACGGTCAGTACACAGATCTCCTGAGGCTCTTTGAGTACGGAGGTTTTCCTCCAGAGGCGAATTATCTGTTTCTGGGCGACTACGTGGATCGAGGTAAACAGTCGCTGGAGACCATCTGCCTCCTGTTGGCCTACAAGATCAAATACCCAGAAAACTTCTTCCTCTTGCGTGGAAACCACGAGTGTGCCTCCATCAACCGAATCTACGGCTTCTACGATGAAT GCAAACGCAGATTCAACATCAAACTGTGGAAGACCTTCACCGACTGTTTTAACTGCCTGCCTATCGCTGCTATCGTGGATGAGAAGATCTTCTGTTGCCATGGAG GTCTCTCACCGGATCTTCAGTCTATGGAGCAGATCAGACGCATCATGAGACCTACAGATGTCCCAGACACAG GTCTTTTATGCGATCTGCTGTGGTCAGATCCGGACAAAGACGTTCAGGGATGGGGTGAGAACGATCGCGGTGTCTCCTTTACTTTTGGTGCTGATGTGGTGAGCAAGTTTCTGAACCGCCATGACCTGGATCTCATCTGCCGGGCGCACCAG GTGGTTGAGGACGGTTATGAGTTTTTTGCCAAGAGACAGCTGGTTACTCTGTTCTCAGCACCAAACTACTGCGGCGAGTTTGATAACGCCGGAGGAATGATGAGCGTGGATGAGACCCTGATGTGCTCCTTCCAG ATTCTCAAGCCGTCAGAGAAGAAAGCCAAGTATCAATATGGAGGAATGAACTCGGGCCGTCCCGTGACTCCACCGCGAACGGCCACACCTCCTAAAAAGCGGTGA